The following proteins are encoded in a genomic region of Cryptomeria japonica chromosome 11, Sugi_1.0, whole genome shotgun sequence:
- the LOC131061398 gene encoding peroxidase 39-like yields MARLWVLAVAFLAIVFLCEGGELRYNFYSKSCPSAEETVQKVVKKYIDKNRTLAAPLLRMHFHDCFVRGCDASVLLNSTANNTAEKAAIPNLSLRGFEVYDDVKAQIEAKCPGIVSCADIIALVARDAVVARSGGPSWLVKTGRRDGVISLRSEALTNIPSPFANFSQLKISFESRGLDVKDLVVLSGAHTIGISFCPPFSNRLYNFTGKGDMDPSLDPSYAQFLKTKCTSLLDRTTTVAMDPNSSLTFDSHYFTNLKEKKGLFQSDVALLTNSIAKTFVDEQVDTESFFENFKNSMQRMSEVQVLTGMEGQIRRQCAFVN; encoded by the exons atggCAAGATTGTGGGTTCTGGCCGTTGCTTTTCTCGCAATTGTATTTTTGTGTGAAGGGGGTGAGCTGAGGTATAATTTCTATAGCAAAAGTTGTCCATCTGCAGAGGAAACAGTTCAGAAGGTGGTGAAGAAATACATAGATAAAAATCGCACCCTTGCTGCTCCACTCTTACGAATGCATTTCCATGATTGTTTTGTCCGA GGTTGCGATGCGTCAGTGCTGCTGAATTCCACAGCGAACAACACAGCAGAGAAAGCAGCGATTCCAAACCTGAGCCTGCGCGGATTTGAAGTATATGATGATGTGAAAGCACAAATTGAGGCCAAATGTCCGGGCATCGTTTCCTGTGCTGACATTATTGCCCTGGTTGCACGAGACGCTGTTGTTGCTCGG AGTGGAGGTCCATCTTGGCTTGTGAAAACAGGGCGTAGGGATGGAGTGATATCTCTACGGAGTGAGGCCTTGACCAACATTCCCTCACCATTTGCAAACTTCTCTCAACTCAAGATCTCTTTCGAAAGCAGAGGACTAGATGTtaaagaccttgttgttctctcTG GTGCACATACAATTGGAATCAGTTTTTGTCCTCCATTTAGCAATAGATTGTACAACTTCACAGGAAAAGGAGACATGGATCCTTCCCTAGACCCCTCGTATGCTCAATTTTTGAAGACCAAATGTACCAGTCTATTGGACAGAACAACTACTGTAGCAATGGATCCCAATAGCTCCCTCACTTTTGATAGCCATTACTTTACTAATCTTAAGGAAAAGAAGGGCCTCTTCCAATCTGATGTCGCACTACTAACAAATTCCATTGCCAAAACATTTGTTGATGAGCAGGTGGACACAGAGAGTTTCTTTGAAAACTTCAAGAATTCCATGCAACGGATGTCTGAAGTCCAAGTGCTCACTGGAATGGAAGGCCAAATCAGACGTCAGTGTGCCTTTGTTAATTAA